CATGGAGAAGGAGGACGCCGTCCGCCGGTCACGGGAGGCCACCGAGGGCGTCGCGGAGGCCATGCACTGGCTCCGGGAGGACGTCGACGGCGTCATCTACGTGCTCGACAGCGCCGAGGACCCGTTCACGCAGGTCAATACGATGCTCATCGGTATCATCGAGAGCCGCGACCTGCCCGTGCTCATCTTCGCGAACAAGATCGATCTGGAGGAGTCGAGCGTCCAGCGCATCTCGAACGCCTTCCCACAGCACGAGACCGTCCCGCTGTCGGCGCTCGAGGGCGACAACATGGACGAGGTCTACGACAAAATCGCGGAGTACTTCGCCTGATACCATGCCCGAATACACCACCTCCGACGGCGAAGGCGTCCAGATCGACCTCATCAGCGGCGAGCGGATGTCGAAGCTCCGCACCATGGAGAAGATCCGACTCATCCTCGACGGCGTCCACAAGGGGAACATCGTCATCCTCGAGGACGGGCTCTCGCCGGACGAGGAGTCGAAGCTCATCGAGGTGACGATGAGCGAGATCAGTCCCGACGAGTTCACCGGCATCGAGATCGAGACCTATCCGCGACCGAGCGGCAACGACAGCGGCTTCTTCGGACGGCTGATGGGGCGCGGCTCCGACGGCGGGAACAAGCTGACCGTCATCGGTCCGGCGAACCGCATCGAGACGCTCCACAAGGACGAGAACCTCATCAGCGCGCTCGTCACCCGGAAATAATGCCCCACCAGTGTACCGACTGCGGCCACGTGTTCGCCGACGGGTCGAAGGAGATGCTGTCGGGCTGCCCCGAGTGCGGCGGGACGAAGTTCCAGTTCCACCCGAAGGGGAGCCCCGTCTCCGAGACGCCGTCGGACGCGACGCCGCCCGAACCGGAGGCGGGTGGCGTCGCGGAGACGGTCGGACGCGCGACCACGACCGTCCGCGGCTGGGTGCACGGACGGGACGCGCCCGACGCCTCCGGTTCGCTCGATCCCTCCGACCCGCATGGCCCCTCCGACACGTCCGGTACCTCCGACGCATCCGGTACCTCCGACGCATCCGGTACCTCCGACGCATCCGGTACCTCCGACGCATCCGACGCGTCCGACGCAC
The Halomarina pelagica DNA segment above includes these coding regions:
- a CDS encoding DUF2073 domain-containing protein produces the protein MPEYTTSDGEGVQIDLISGERMSKLRTMEKIRLILDGVHKGNIVILEDGLSPDEESKLIEVTMSEISPDEFTGIEIETYPRPSGNDSGFFGRLMGRGSDGGNKLTVIGPANRIETLHKDENLISALVTRK
- a CDS encoding Era-like GTP-binding protein, whose product is MGLLTDLRDSISRATSRLFAGPGQEPKRIGIYGPPNAGKTTLANRIARDWTGDAVGPESHVPHETRRARRKENVEIKRNGKTVTIDIVDTPGVTTKVDYKEFLEHDMEKEDAVRRSREATEGVAEAMHWLREDVDGVIYVLDSAEDPFTQVNTMLIGIIESRDLPVLIFANKIDLEESSVQRISNAFPQHETVPLSALEGDNMDEVYDKIAEYFA